A genomic stretch from Capricornis sumatraensis isolate serow.1 chromosome 4, serow.2, whole genome shotgun sequence includes:
- the GDF11 gene encoding growth/differentiation factor 11: MVLAAPLLLGFLLLALELRPRGEAAEGPAAAAAAAAAAAAGAGGERSSRPAPSVAPEPDGCPVCVWRQHSRELRLESIKSQILSKLRLKEAPNISREVVKQLLPKAPPLQQILDLHDFQGDALQPEDFLEEDEYHATTETVISMAQETDPAVQTDGSPLCCHFHFSPKVMFTKVLKAQLWVYLRPVPRPATVYLQILRLKPLTGEGTAGGGGGGRRHIRIRSLKIDLHSRSGHWQSIDFKQVLHSWFRQPQSNWGIEINAFDPSGTDLAVTSLGPGAEGLHPFMELRVLENTKRSRRNLGLDCDEHSSESRCCRYPLTVDFEAFGWDWIIAPKRYKANYCSGQCEYMFMQKYPHTHLVQQANPRGSAGPCCTPTKMSPINMLYFNDKQQIIYGKIPGMVVDRCGCS; encoded by the exons atGGTGCTCGCGGCCCCGCTGCTGCTGGGCTTCCTGCTCCTCGCCCTGGAGCTGCGGCCCCGGGGGGAGGCGGCCGAGGgccccgcggcggcggcggcggcggcggcggcggcggcggcgggggccggGGGGGAGCGCTCGAGCCGGCCGGCCCCGTCCGTGGCGCCCGAGCCCGACGGCTGCCCCGTGTGCGTGTGGCGGCAGCACAGCCGCGAGCTGCGCCTGGAGAGCATCAAGTCGCAGATCTTGAGCAAACTGCGGCTCAAGGAGGCGCCCAACATCAGCCGCGAGGTGGTGAAGCAGCTGCTGCCCAAGGCGCCGCCGCTGCAGCAGATCCTGGACCTGCACGACTTCCAGGGCGACGCGCTGCAGCccgaggacttcctggaggaggacgaGTACCACGCCACCACCGAGACTGTCATTAGCATGGCCCAGGAGA CCGACCCTGCGGTGCAGACAGATGGCAGCCCTCTTTGCTGCCATTTCCACTTCAGCCCCAAGGTGATGTTCACAAAGGTACTGAAGGCCCAGCTGTGGGTGTATCTCCGGCCTGTGCCCCGCCCAGCCACAGTCTACTTGCAGATCTTGCGACTGAAACCACTAACTGGGGAAGGGActgcagggggagggggcggaggcCGGCGTCACATCCGTATCCGCTCACTCAAAATTGACCTGCATTCACGCTCCGGCCACTGGCAAAGCATCGACTTCAAGCAAGTACTACACAGCTGGTTCCGCCAGCCACAGAGCAACTGGGGCATCGAGATCAACGCCTTCGATCCTAGTGGCACAGACCTGGCTGTCACCTCCCTGGGGCCGGGAGCTGAGGGGCTG CATCCTTTTATGGAGCTTCGAGTCCTAGAGAACACAAAACGGTCCCGGCGGAACCTGGGCCTGGACTGCGATGAACACTCAAGTGAGTCCCGCTGTTGCCGCTACCCCCTCACTGTGGACTTTGAGGCTTTTGGCTGGGACTGGATCATCGCTCCTAAACGCTACAAGGCCAACTACTGCTCCGGCCAGTGCGAGTACATGTTTATGCAAAAATATCCGCACACCCACTTGGTGCAACAGGCTAACCCAAGAGGCTCTGCTGGGCCCTGCTGCACACCCACCAAGATGTCCCCAATCAACATGCTCTACTTCAATGACAAGCAGCAGATTATCTACGGCAAGATCCCTGGCATGGTGGTGGATCGCTGTGGCTGCTCCTAA